A part of Aspergillus oryzae RIB40 DNA, chromosome 7 genomic DNA contains:
- a CDS encoding uncharacterized protein (predicted protein) — translation MPLPQYQVIVTAEAEEKEEARKRRLIYIRPFILFWFNSLLAEIFFLLVATLFFSGLREMIYKVLWTLIICPLGMGGAMGGITNYFLVDYYYGKRAVWFTALLTLLVLGSCNYLCFNSSSLVSLEIPSDLHVWMVLWKTTVHRRGAEEVGQAGALITGGLTCGQTEKSYYPGLKTSTALQTIMRIIFHMACLQYWMQFQFQIRWKESGCLLESTTRGSAVL, via the exons ATGCCACTTCCGCAATACCAGGTCATTGTGAccgcagaagccgaagagaaggaggaagcgCGCAAGCGACGCTTGATCTATATCCGTCCTTTCATCTTATTCTGGTTCAATTCACTTCTTGCAGaaatcttctttcttctcgttgcAACCCTGTTCTTCTCTGGTCTGCGCGAAATGATCTATAAAGTCCTCTGGACTCTTATCATTTGCCCCCTCGGAATGGGAGGCGCGATGGGAGGAATTACAAACTACTTTTTAGTAGACTACTACTACGGGAAAAGAGCCGTTTGGTTTACAGCTCTTCTTACCTTGTTGGTTCTCGGGAGTTGCAATTATCTTTGCTTTA ACTCATCCTCTTTGGTTTCACTGGAGATACCCAGCGATCTTCATGTCTGGATGGTCCTCTGGAAAACTACTGTTCACCGACGAGGGGCAGAAGAAGTTGGCCAAGCTGGGGCTCTGATAACTGGTGGCTTGACTTGCGGCCAGACAGAGAA ATCCTATTACCCTGGTCTGAAAACCTCTACCGCATTGCAGACAATCATGcggatcatcttccacatggCGTGTCTACAATATTGGATGCAATTTCAATTTCAGATACGTTGGAAAGAGAGCGGATGTCTTCTCGAGTCTACTACGAGGGGCTCGGCGGTGTTGTGA